A stretch of the Vigna radiata var. radiata cultivar VC1973A chromosome 9, Vradiata_ver6, whole genome shotgun sequence genome encodes the following:
- the LOC106772935 gene encoding cyclin-A2-4 — protein MKKESSVTLKTGELSGRVTRARAAAHCSSGKLPPLKERSQQNQKQLSRVNSKRAASDNTCVPRKKRTVLQDVTNVCCENAYTSCVNSNKIQAKKRKLSKAAQVNVSKVVPSVAVDSMQFQADSKAKSLQETALKSEDTMCSINLEHKELLRPSSNECNMDVRLPESQMSGISGQPLISQNKDKKGNLSTVLTALKDQGVTGIDDDLEDPLLCSLYAADIYDTMRVAELARRPYSNFMEMVQRDITQSMRGILVDWLVEVSEEYKLVTDTLYLTVYLIDWFLSKNYIERQRLQLLGITCMLIASKYEEINAPRIEDFCFITDNTYTKAEVLKMESQVLKSSEYQLFAPTIKTFLRRFLRAAQASYKDPSLELEYLANYLAELTLMDYGFLNFLPSIIAASAVFLARWTLDQSNHPWNPTLQHYASYKASDLKTTVLALQDLQLNTDGCPLTAIRTKYRQDKFKCVAALSSPKLLETLF, from the exons ATGAAGAAGGAAAGCAGTGTTACACTGAAAACTGGGGAGCTATCTGGTCGAGTGACAAGGGCTCGGGCAGCTGCTCATTGCTCATCAGGAAAGCTACCCCCTTTGAAAGAGAGATCACAGCAAAATCAGAAGCAGTTATCCAGAGTCAACTCAAAAAGAGCAGCTTCTGATAATACATGTGTTCCTCGTAAAAAAAGGACCGTTCTTCAGGATGTTACTAATGTTTGCTGTGAAAATGCGTACACGAGTTGTGTcaactcaaataaaattcaG GCTAAGAAAAGAAAGCTGTCTAAGGCTGCTCAAGTTAATGTGTCCAAAGTGGTTCCTTCTGTTGCTGTAGACTCAATGCAATTTCAAGCTGACTCCAAAGCAAAAAGTTTACAGGAAACGGCATTGAAATCAGAAGATACTATGTGCTCAATTAATTTGGAACACAAAGAACTTCTGCGGCCAAGTTCCAATGAGTGTAACATGGATGTTCGATTGCCTGAAAGTCAGATGTCTGGAATATCTGGTCAACCTTTGATTTCTCAGAATAAAG ACAAGAAAGGTAACCTTTCGACAGTTTTAACTGCGTTGAAGGATCAAGGCGTCACTGGCATAGACGATGATCTTGAAGATCCTCTATTGTGCAGCCTCTATGCTGCTGATATCTACGACACCATGCGTGTTGCTGAG CTTGCAAGAAGGCCTTATTCTAATTTTATGGAGATGGTGCAGCGAGACATCACTCAAAGCATGCGTGGAATACTGGTTGATTGGCTTGtagag GTTTCGGAGGAATACAAATTGGTTACAGACACTCTTTACCTCACTGTGTACCTCATAGATTGGTTCCTCTCCAAAAACTACATTGAAAGACAGAGACTTCAGCTACTTGGTATCACCTGCATGCTAATTGCCTC GAAGTACGAAGAAATTAACGCCCCGCGTATTGAAGATTTCTGCTTCATTACAGACAATACATACACCAAAGCTGAG GTGCTGAAAATGGAGAGTCAAGTGTTGAAGTCGTCTGAATATCAACTGTTTGCTCCCACTATAAAAACATTTCTCAG GAGGTTTCTTCGGGCAGCACAAGCTTCATACAAG GATCCAAGCCTTGAATTAGAGTACCTGGCCAATTACCTAGCTGAACTAACACTCATGGACTATGGTTTCTTGAATTTCCTTCCTTCTATCATTGCTGCATCAGCAGTGTTTCTTGCCCGGTGGACACTGGATCAGTCAAACCATCCATGG AATCCAACTCTTCAACACTATGCCAGTTACAAAGCATCAGATTTGAAAACCACAGTTCTTGCATTGCAAGACCTGCAGCTGAATACTGATGGTTGCCCTCTAACTGCCATTCGCACAAAATATAGACAAGACAAG TTCAAGTGTGTAGCAGCTCTGTCTTCACCAAAACTTCTTGAAACTTTGTTCTGA